Proteins from one Dysgonomonas sp. HDW5A genomic window:
- the tsaD gene encoding tRNA (adenosine(37)-N6)-threonylcarbamoyltransferase complex transferase subunit TsaD, giving the protein MINILGIESSCDDTAAAVIQDGVLLSNIISSQKVHESYGGVVPELASRAHQQNIIPVVDEALKKAGISREELTAIAFTRGPGLMGSLLVGTSFAKGLSTALNIPMIDVNHLQAHVLAHFIKEDKEDDNQPSFPFLCLLVSGGNSQIIVVKSHKEMEIIGQTIDDAAGEAFDKCAKVMGLGYPGGPIVNKLANLGNPDRFKFNKPHIQGYDYSFSGLKTSFLYFLRDELKNDPDFIEKNKEDLCASLQKTIIDILMDKLRKAAKDLNIKEVAVAGGVSANSGLRDAFEDHAQRLGWKIHIPKFCYTTDNAAMVAISGHYKYLDNEFCPMDAAPFARVTV; this is encoded by the coding sequence ATGATCAATATATTAGGCATAGAATCATCGTGTGATGATACTGCCGCTGCTGTAATACAAGACGGGGTTTTACTCTCAAATATCATATCAAGCCAAAAGGTACACGAAAGTTATGGAGGGGTTGTTCCCGAATTAGCTTCACGAGCTCATCAACAAAATATTATTCCGGTAGTAGATGAAGCTTTAAAAAAAGCAGGCATATCCAGAGAAGAATTAACTGCAATTGCTTTTACCCGTGGTCCCGGGCTTATGGGCTCTCTATTGGTAGGCACATCTTTTGCCAAAGGTTTATCTACAGCTTTAAATATACCTATGATTGATGTAAATCATTTACAGGCACATGTTTTAGCTCATTTTATAAAAGAAGATAAAGAGGATGATAATCAGCCTTCTTTTCCATTTTTATGTCTACTGGTTTCAGGTGGAAACTCACAGATTATCGTTGTCAAGTCTCACAAAGAAATGGAGATTATCGGACAAACTATTGATGATGCTGCCGGAGAAGCTTTTGATAAATGTGCAAAAGTAATGGGACTAGGTTATCCTGGAGGCCCCATTGTTAACAAGCTGGCTAACCTAGGTAATCCAGATAGATTTAAATTTAACAAACCTCATATACAGGGGTATGATTATAGTTTTAGCGGATTAAAAACCTCTTTCTTATACTTTCTTAGAGATGAACTGAAAAATGATCCTGACTTTATAGAAAAGAACAAAGAGGACTTATGTGCATCACTGCAAAAAACAATTATTGATATTTTAATGGATAAACTGCGTAAAGCCGCAAAAGATTTAAACATTAAAGAAGTGGCAGTAGCCGGTGGAGTTTCGGCAAACTCAGGATTAAGGGACGCTTTTGAAGATCACGCTCAACGTTTGGGGTGGAAAATTCATATACCTAAATTCTGCTATACAACCGACAATGCTGCTATGGTAGCTATATCGGGTCATTACAAGTATTTAGATAATGAATTTTGTCCTATGGATGCTGCTCCATTTGCAAGGGTAACCGTTTAA
- a CDS encoding YciI family protein → MFIVILTYKVPLEEIEAHLENHITYLKEQYKAGNFLASGRKVPRSGGVILAKTAEKSELELILQQDPFKQNNLADYELIEFSPSMTCKELDFLIEH, encoded by the coding sequence ATGTTTATAGTTATTCTAACCTATAAAGTACCTCTTGAAGAAATTGAGGCTCATTTAGAAAATCATATTACCTATTTAAAAGAGCAATATAAAGCAGGTAACTTTTTAGCTTCAGGAAGAAAAGTTCCCCGATCGGGAGGGGTTATATTAGCTAAAACTGCCGAGAAATCGGAACTCGAATTAATATTACAGCAAGATCCTTTTAAACAGAATAATCTTGCTGACTATGAACTCATAGAGTTTTCGCCCTCTATGACCTGTAAGGAATTAGACTTTTTAATTGAACACTAA
- the dnaB gene encoding replicative DNA helicase has translation MQSPEIGRIQPQARELEEAVLGALMLEKDAYSLVSDILKPDSFYDTIHQIVYRAIVSLISKQAPVDMLTVVEELKKTGELDAVGGPVYIAQLTEKVASAAHIEFHARIIAQKYLARELIGFSSEITNKAFDETFDVDDLMQEAESKLFEMSQGNVKKDVQQINPVIKEALQLLEIAANRPEGLSGLQTGFNNLDKITSGWQNSDLIIIAARPAMGKTAFVLSMAKNMSVTYNYPVALFSLEMSNVQLVNRLIVNTCEIPGEKIKNGQLAPYEWEQLDFKIKELYDAPLFIDDTPSLSVFELRTKARRLVREHGVKMLIIDYLQLMNASGMAYGSREQEVSMISRSLKGLAKELNIPIIALSQLNRGVEGRTGIEGKRPQLSDLRESGAIEQDADMVCFIHRPEYYKILEDEKGNSLIGLAEIIIAKHRNGATADVLLRFKSEFARFQNVEDEYNADGAQFISKMSATPSAESFPPMSGNDVVPF, from the coding sequence ATGCAAAGTCCGGAGATCGGACGTATTCAGCCACAGGCGAGAGAGTTAGAAGAAGCTGTTTTAGGTGCGCTTATGCTCGAAAAAGATGCATATTCTTTAGTAAGTGATATTTTAAAACCTGATAGTTTCTATGACACTATACACCAGATTGTATATCGTGCAATTGTGAGTCTGATATCAAAGCAGGCTCCCGTAGATATGTTGACTGTTGTTGAAGAATTAAAGAAAACGGGAGAGTTAGATGCTGTTGGTGGTCCTGTATATATTGCTCAACTAACCGAAAAAGTAGCATCTGCTGCACATATTGAATTCCATGCCCGTATTATAGCTCAAAAATACCTTGCCCGCGAATTGATCGGTTTCTCTTCGGAAATAACGAATAAGGCTTTTGATGAAACATTTGATGTAGATGACTTAATGCAGGAAGCCGAGAGTAAGTTGTTCGAAATGTCTCAAGGCAATGTGAAAAAAGATGTACAACAAATTAACCCTGTTATAAAGGAAGCTCTTCAGTTACTGGAAATAGCGGCTAATCGTCCTGAGGGGTTAAGTGGATTACAAACAGGCTTTAATAATTTAGATAAGATTACATCAGGTTGGCAAAACTCCGACTTGATTATTATAGCGGCTCGTCCTGCGATGGGTAAGACTGCATTCGTTTTGTCGATGGCAAAAAATATGTCAGTGACCTATAACTATCCTGTAGCATTATTCTCTCTAGAGATGTCAAATGTTCAGTTGGTGAATCGTTTGATTGTAAATACCTGCGAAATTCCCGGTGAAAAAATAAAGAATGGCCAGCTAGCTCCTTATGAATGGGAACAACTAGACTTCAAGATAAAAGAATTATACGATGCTCCCCTATTCATTGATGATACCCCCAGTTTGTCGGTATTCGAATTAAGAACCAAAGCACGCCGACTAGTTCGTGAGCATGGGGTTAAAATGCTTATTATTGACTATTTGCAGTTGATGAATGCTAGTGGTATGGCTTATGGTAGCCGTGAGCAGGAGGTGAGTATGATTTCACGTTCGCTTAAAGGTTTGGCTAAGGAGTTGAATATTCCTATTATAGCTCTTTCGCAGCTAAATCGTGGAGTTGAAGGCCGTACAGGTATAGAAGGAAAGCGACCACAGTTATCCGACCTTCGTGAGTCGGGAGCTATTGAGCAGGATGCGGATATGGTATGTTTTATACACCGTCCTGAATATTATAAGATACTGGAAGATGAAAAAGGAAATTCATTAATCGGGCTTGCCGAAATTATTATAGCAAAACACCGTAATGGTGCTACGGCTGATGTTTTACTTCGATTCAAAAGTGAGTTTGCCCGTTTCCAAAATGTGGAAGACGAATACAATGCAGACGGAGCACAATTCATATCGAAAATGAGTGCAACTCCTTCCGCAGAGAGCTTTCCTCCGATGTCAGGAAACGATGTTGTTCCATTTTAA